A stretch of the Psychroserpens sp. Hel_I_66 genome encodes the following:
- a CDS encoding GIN domain-containing protein — protein sequence MKNITVLLLLVFGFSNYIFAQDLEKIKGDRELTIEQTYIDGFKTIVVGGDFEVELFYNKKPSVEIETDGNLHEYIDVNVVDSILTITTSREIRAKKLNVKVNYGDAFSNIEVKDDAEVRSLTSLELKNASLKTTGSARAYLNIKANSFDYSSTEKSKVKLNVTAPKVSVIISDNTKMDALINATDVKIDLYQRASADIEGTITNLNVRADNNSQLNGKDFTTKNCTVIAEMDSDLYLEVLENITIDASGDSEIYLFGNPKITINTFTGTVKLEKKEK from the coding sequence ATGAAAAACATTACTGTACTCCTATTGCTTGTTTTTGGTTTTAGCAACTATATTTTTGCTCAAGACTTAGAAAAAATAAAAGGCGATAGAGAATTAACTATTGAGCAAACTTATATTGATGGGTTTAAAACAATAGTTGTAGGAGGTGATTTTGAAGTAGAATTATTTTATAACAAAAAACCTTCCGTAGAAATTGAAACCGATGGCAATCTTCATGAATATATTGATGTAAATGTTGTTGACAGTATTTTAACGATCACAACATCCCGTGAGATTCGTGCTAAAAAACTCAACGTAAAAGTAAACTACGGTGATGCTTTTTCTAATATTGAAGTTAAAGACGATGCTGAAGTTCGCTCACTTACCTCTTTGGAACTCAAAAACGCTAGTTTAAAAACCACTGGATCTGCTAGGGCTTACCTAAACATCAAAGCTAATAGTTTTGATTATTCAAGTACTGAAAAGTCTAAAGTAAAGCTCAATGTCACTGCACCTAAAGTTTCGGTAATAATTAGTGACAATACCAAAATGGACGCACTAATTAATGCTACAGACGTTAAGATTGACCTGTACCAACGTGCCAGTGCGGATATTGAGGGCACCATTACAAACCTAAATGTAAGAGCAGATAATAACTCACAATTAAACGGTAAAGACTTTACGACGAAAAACTGTACAGTAATTGCTGAAATGGATAGCGACCTATACTTAGAAGTATTGGAAAATATAACGATTGATGCCTCTGGGGACAGTGAGATTTATCTCTTCGGAAATCCAAAGATTACGATCAATACCTTTACGGGAACGGTTAAGCTAGAAAAGAAAGAGAAGTAG
- the trxB gene encoding thioredoxin-disulfide reductase → MSDTIEKVKCLIIGSGPAGYTAAIYAARANMEPVLYQGTQPGGQLTTTNEVENFPGYPDGITGPAMMIELQNQAARFGTDIRDGWVTKVDFDGDTHKIWVNETNEIHCKTVIISTGASAKYLGLDSEQKYLKLGGGVSACAVCDGFFYKNQEVVIVGAGDSACEEAHYLSKLCKKVTMLVRKDEFRASKIMANRVKNTKNIEILFNTETEEVLGDGQVVTGVRAVNNQTNHTFEIPATGFFVAIGHKPNTDIFKDFLKLDATGYIINTPGTSKTNIEGVFVSGDAADHVYRQAVTAAGTGCMAALDAERYLAAKESDFEVTTPVY, encoded by the coding sequence ATGTCAGATACAATAGAAAAAGTAAAATGTCTTATCATAGGGTCAGGTCCTGCTGGTTATACAGCAGCAATTTATGCAGCAAGAGCAAATATGGAACCTGTACTATATCAAGGCACACAACCAGGCGGACAGTTAACAACAACCAATGAAGTAGAAAATTTTCCAGGATATCCAGACGGTATCACAGGTCCAGCCATGATGATCGAGTTGCAAAACCAAGCAGCCCGTTTTGGTACAGACATTCGTGACGGTTGGGTGACTAAAGTTGATTTTGATGGAGATACACATAAAATATGGGTTAATGAAACTAACGAAATCCACTGTAAAACAGTTATAATTTCTACAGGAGCATCTGCTAAATACTTAGGCTTAGATTCTGAACAAAAATATCTCAAATTAGGTGGAGGCGTTTCCGCTTGTGCTGTTTGTGATGGGTTCTTTTATAAAAACCAAGAAGTTGTAATTGTTGGAGCAGGAGATAGCGCTTGTGAAGAAGCACATTACCTTTCAAAACTTTGTAAAAAAGTAACCATGTTGGTTCGTAAGGACGAGTTTAGAGCTTCTAAGATTATGGCAAACAGAGTGAAGAATACAAAAAACATAGAGATACTTTTCAATACAGAAACCGAAGAGGTTTTAGGGGACGGACAAGTAGTAACTGGCGTTAGAGCAGTAAATAACCAGACTAATCACACGTTTGAGATTCCAGCAACAGGATTCTTCGTAGCTATAGGTCACAAACCAAATACAGATATCTTTAAAGATTTCTTAAAGTTAGATGCAACCGGTTATATCATTAATACTCCAGGTACTTCAAAAACAAATATCGAAGGTGTTTTTGTGTCTGGTGATGCAGCAGATCATGTGTATCGTCAAGCGGTTACAGCAGCAGGAACTGGCTGTATGGCAGCCTTAGATGCAGAGCGTTATCTGGCAGCAAAAGAATCAGACTTTGAGGTTACTACTCCGGTTTACTAA